In a single window of the Raphanus sativus cultivar WK10039 chromosome 9, ASM80110v3, whole genome shotgun sequence genome:
- the LOC108828462 gene encoding F-box protein SKIP14, producing the protein MALNFSHRQHFSESMKIANGYLADGLSERNGDVFNQSWCSSIDRGDCFVDYAGDSASVDILDVLPSDPFGMDINNTFTAITGWLEDLEVDCSQYGRDEIWVGDGSSQHQLFAGLSFIWNNAMRFQEFPESSNVCSNGSWSLHNSVGESSDRCTTSDAGENAHVHPAFGFCLYHLGVKDLLSASMVCKSLHATVCDDSLLWKHIHICQPLNEKITDEALLQLTERAQGTMQCLRLVDCSRVTDDCLKRVLERNPQVVKLGVSGCTRITIDGVLSILRDLTSAGKLQVKQLEIGGIFGVTKDHYDELFGLLDVDSNVELSTQKPRFYHRGDSSCVSCDDDDDRVLDIEMCPKCQNARLVYDCPAEDCKGKEECRACSLCIQRCFQCGRCINDSEYEETFCLEFLCADCSKQSPKLPL; encoded by the exons ATGGCGTTAAATTTTTCACATAGGCAGCACTTTTCTGAATCAATGAAGATAGCCAATGGTTATCTTGCTGATGGCCTTTCTGAGAGGAACGGTGATGTTTTTAACCAGTCTTGGTGTTCAAGTATTGATAGAGGTGATTGCTTTGTTGACTATGCTGGAGATTCAGCTTCTGTTGACATACTTGATGTTTTGCCCTCTGATCCGTTTGGCATGGATATCAACAATACTTTCACTGCTATTACTGGATGGCTTGAGGATCTGGAGGTTGATTGTAGCCAGTATGGGAGAGATGAGATTTGGGTCGGTGACGGCAGCAGCCAACACCAGCTCTTTGCTGGGTTGAGTTTCATTTGGAACAATGCAATGCGGTTTCAGGAGTTTCCAGAGAGCAGCAATGTGTGCAGTAATGGGTCATGGTCATTACACAACAGCGTTGGAGAAAGCAGTGATCGCTGCACCACCAGTGATGCGGGTGAGAATGCACACGTTCATCCAGCGTTTGGTTTTTGTCTTTATCACTTGGGAGTGAAGGATCTTCTTTCAGCGAGTATGGTTTGCAAGTCTCTGCATGCCACTGTCTGTGATGACTCGCTGCTCTGGAAACATATCCACATTTGTCAACCGTTGAATGAGAAGATCACAGATGAGGCTCTTCTGCAGTTAACCGAGAGGGCTCAGGGCACTATGCAGTGTTTGAGGCTCGTAGATTGCTCGAGAGTTACAGATGATTGTCTTAAGCGGGTCTTGGAGCGTAACCCACAAGTAGTTAAG CTTGGCGTGTCTGGATGCACAAGAATCACTATCGATGGTGTTTTGAGCATCTTGAGAGATCTGACGTCTGCGGGGAAGCTTCAAGTGAAGCAGTTGGAGATCGGTGGCATCTTTGGAGTTACTAAAGATCACTACGATGAATTGTTTGGCTTATTAGACGTTGACAGTAACGTGGAGCTGTCTACACAGAAGCCGCGTTTTTACCATAGAGGAGACTCCTCATGTGTGTCctgcgatgatgatgatgaccgGGTGCTAGATATTGAGATGTGCCCAAAATGTCAGAACGCTAGGCTTGTGTACGACTGTCCAGCAGAAGATTGTAAAGGAAAGGAGGAATGTCGTGCTTGTTCTCTTTGCATACAGAGGTGTTTTCAGTGTGGTCGGTGCATCAATGACAGTGAATACGAAGAAACGTTTTGTCTGGAGTTTTTGTGCGCTGATTGTTCGAAGCAGTCTCCTAAGTTACCTCTTTGA